In Rhodoferax koreense, a genomic segment contains:
- a CDS encoding CheR family methyltransferase, translating to MGATTQPFGQATGPVMEGREFVWTDADFERVQKLIYQRAGINLHDGKHAMVYSRLSRRLRDTGHSSFREYLGWLENHDGPEWQEFVNALTTNLTAFFREQHHFEIFADLLKSKPAGVPWRVWCNAASTGEEPYSIVMTALESLGANAAFKLMASDIDSKVLASAAQGIYKLDNLKGLSPERMQRFFLRGKDSNAGLVRAKPEMRRFIEFLSVNLIRDDWPFREPFDVVFCRNVMIYFDAPTQRGVLERIHRVMKPGGMLFVGHAENFSESRDLFTLRGKTVYERR from the coding sequence CGGCCCGGTGATGGAGGGGCGCGAGTTCGTCTGGACCGACGCCGACTTCGAAAGAGTCCAGAAGCTGATCTACCAGCGGGCGGGCATCAACCTGCACGACGGCAAACACGCCATGGTCTATAGCCGCCTGTCGCGGCGCTTGCGCGATACCGGCCACAGCAGCTTTCGGGAGTACCTGGGCTGGTTGGAGAACCACGATGGTCCGGAATGGCAGGAGTTCGTCAACGCGCTCACCACCAACCTGACGGCGTTTTTTCGAGAGCAGCACCACTTCGAGATTTTTGCCGACCTGCTCAAGTCCAAGCCCGCCGGTGTACCTTGGCGCGTGTGGTGCAATGCGGCATCCACCGGCGAGGAGCCATATTCGATCGTCATGACGGCGCTCGAATCGCTGGGGGCGAACGCCGCCTTCAAGCTCATGGCCAGCGACATCGATTCCAAGGTGCTGGCCTCGGCCGCACAGGGCATCTACAAGCTGGACAACCTGAAGGGCCTGAGCCCGGAGCGCATGCAACGCTTCTTCCTGCGAGGCAAGGATTCGAATGCGGGCCTGGTGCGCGCCAAACCCGAGATGCGGCGCTTCATCGAGTTCCTGAGTGTGAACCTGATCCGTGACGACTGGCCGTTTCGCGAGCCGTTCGACGTGGTGTTCTGCCGCAATGTGATGATCTATTTCGACGCCCCGACACAGCGAGGCGTGCTCGAGCGCATCCACCGCGTGATGAAGCCGGGTGGCATGTTGTTCGTCGGTCATGCCGAGAACTTCAGCGAATCGCGTGACCTCTTCACCTTGCGCGGCAAGACGGTCTATGAGCGTCGGTAA
- the cheD gene encoding chemoreceptor glutamine deamidase CheD → MAAGVLTNGPVPERRSGPRINSFTPGAPHVAHTSSIEELKSQKRKPGEASFFYTDHHFQYNAVKVLPGEYFVSDENLVIMTVLGSCIAACLWDSRAQIGGMNHFMLPDGDDGSGFGRYGSYAMELLINEMLKSGARRESLQAKIFGGAQVMSNFTTMNVGERNTDFVIDYLQTERIPLLSQDVLDIYPRKVCFFPVTGKAMVKRLAHAHPEQIVNERRGNAVAVAQTTSGGSVDLF, encoded by the coding sequence ATGGCCGCAGGCGTGCTGACCAACGGTCCGGTGCCCGAGCGCCGCAGCGGCCCTCGCATCAATTCATTCACGCCGGGCGCGCCGCATGTGGCCCACACTTCCTCGATCGAAGAGTTGAAGAGCCAGAAGCGTAAGCCCGGCGAGGCCTCGTTCTTCTACACCGACCATCACTTCCAGTACAACGCCGTGAAGGTGTTGCCTGGGGAGTATTTCGTGTCGGACGAAAACCTGGTGATCATGACCGTGCTTGGCTCCTGCATCGCCGCTTGCCTGTGGGATTCGCGTGCGCAGATCGGGGGCATGAATCATTTCATGCTGCCCGACGGCGATGACGGCAGTGGCTTCGGTCGCTACGGTTCGTATGCGATGGAGTTGCTGATCAATGAGATGCTCAAGAGCGGTGCGCGGCGCGAATCCCTGCAGGCCAAGATCTTCGGCGGCGCCCAGGTGATGAGCAACTTCACCACCATGAACGTGGGGGAGCGCAACACCGACTTCGTCATCGATTACCTGCAGACCGAGCGCATCCCGCTGCTGTCGCAGGATGTGCTCGACATCTATCCGCGCAAGGTGTGTTTCTTTCCGGTCACCGGCAAGGCCATGGTCAAGCGCCTGGCCCATGCCCATCCCGAGCAAATCGTCAACGAGCGCCGCGGCAACGCGGTGGCCGTGGCGCAGACCACGTCGGGCGGCTCGGTCGATCTGTTTTAA
- a CDS encoding protein-glutamate methylesterase/protein-glutamine glutaminase → MATKKIRVVVVDDSALVRSLLTEIINRQPDMVCVGAANDPLVAREMIRELDPDVITLDVEMPRMDGIDFLGRLMRLRPMPVVMISTLTDKGAEVTMRALELGAVDFVAKPRIGLANGLNELASQIVDKVRVAAVAKFRRPPVPVAAAPGIAQTAPRPANTLIGRISTEKMICIGASTGGTEAVKEILVHMPADSPAIVITQHMPPGFTTSFAARLNGLCQITVKEAAHGERILPGHAYIAPGGKQFRVDRSGANYVAVVEDTEPVNRHKPSVEVLFLSAAAVVGRNAYGIMLTGMGNDGARAMREMRDKGSYNFVQDEASCVVFGMPREAIAHGAADEVLPLDKIAGALLAKLGASGDRLHNRI, encoded by the coding sequence GTGGCCACGAAGAAGATACGGGTGGTGGTGGTGGATGACTCTGCGCTGGTGCGCAGCTTGCTCACCGAAATCATCAACAGGCAGCCCGACATGGTGTGCGTTGGCGCGGCCAACGACCCGCTGGTGGCACGCGAGATGATCCGCGAGCTGGATCCGGACGTGATCACGCTTGACGTGGAGATGCCCCGCATGGACGGCATCGATTTCCTCGGTCGGTTGATGCGGCTGCGTCCGATGCCGGTGGTGATGATCTCCACGCTGACCGACAAGGGCGCCGAAGTCACGATGCGCGCGCTCGAGCTCGGTGCGGTCGATTTCGTGGCCAAGCCGCGCATCGGTTTGGCCAATGGGCTGAACGAGCTGGCTTCGCAGATTGTCGATAAGGTGCGAGTGGCTGCCGTGGCCAAGTTCCGCCGTCCGCCGGTGCCAGTCGCCGCCGCTCCCGGGATTGCGCAGACGGCGCCGCGCCCGGCGAACACCCTGATCGGCCGCATCTCGACCGAAAAGATGATCTGCATCGGCGCCTCCACGGGCGGCACCGAGGCCGTGAAGGAAATTCTGGTGCATATGCCTGCCGACTCGCCGGCCATTGTCATCACACAGCACATGCCGCCCGGTTTCACCACCAGCTTTGCCGCGCGGCTCAACGGTCTGTGCCAGATCACGGTCAAGGAAGCCGCGCATGGCGAACGCATCCTGCCGGGCCATGCCTACATCGCTCCGGGTGGCAAACAGTTCCGTGTGGACCGCAGCGGCGCCAACTATGTGGCGGTGGTGGAGGACACCGAGCCGGTGAACCGCCACAAGCCATCGGTGGAGGTCCTGTTCCTGTCCGCGGCCGCGGTGGTCGGTCGCAACGCCTACGGCATCATGCTGACCGGCATGGGCAACGACGGCGCCCGCGCGATGCGCGAGATGCGCGACAAAGGTAGCTACAACTTCGTGCAGGACGAGGCCAGCTGTGTGGTCTTCGGCATGCCGAGAGAAGCCATCGCCCATGGTGCGGCCGACGAAGTGCTGCCATTGGACAAGATCGCTGGCGCGCTGCTGGCCAAGCTAGGAGCCAGCGGCGACCGGCTGCACAACCGCATCTGA
- a CDS encoding phospholipase D family protein: MHPAPRLLRRPSALSLHFPTPAWLASLLIAAIMAGLGGCASLPSNVDRPVSTALAQPETTSLGRLVQTQSAAAGAGQRSGFRLLSGADRAYTSRLALVEAAEKTLDLQYYAIHADASTDLIVARLREAAKRGVRVRILLDDLHTVGPDAQVLQLAFEPNIDIRLFNPVPGSRGSMLGRLVGALGDPAQAQRRMHNKLFIADNALGIAGGRNLGDAYFGQGQDSNFVDLDVLAAGPIVRDLSRSFDSYWNNPLAYPVQTLLTSEEVAALKKVPTAAASQAATDSTESKANAVLANAPSAPPPGGATASTSEAMAASPLGALAVPSLLDMQRLPLTWAPAIMLADQPSKIEGDEGDAEPTVVDGLLGLMQRAQKDMLVISPYFVPGERMLDVMKTMRERGVRIRVLTNSLASNDAPLAHAGYARYRERLLDIGVELYEMRTEQGGERSAFGSSMSGSGNGGGRASLAGSGDGSLVGGSRASLHSKALVIDERLVIIGSMNLDLRSKLQNSEIALLMRSPDLAQRSMRLIEPTMLTGAYRVESKDGRLVWHAPQGSGLPDSTTEPDASLSLRLLLKIVGPLAPEELL, encoded by the coding sequence ATGCACCCCGCCCCCCGACTGCTTCGCCGGCCCAGCGCCCTGAGCCTTCATTTTCCCACGCCGGCGTGGCTCGCCAGTCTGCTGATCGCGGCCATCATGGCCGGCCTCGGCGGCTGCGCGAGCCTGCCGAGCAATGTCGACCGACCCGTCAGTACGGCGCTTGCGCAGCCTGAAACGACGTCGCTGGGCCGGCTGGTGCAAACCCAGTCCGCCGCAGCCGGCGCGGGTCAGCGGTCCGGCTTCCGACTGCTCAGCGGTGCCGACCGGGCCTACACCAGCCGGCTCGCACTGGTGGAAGCTGCGGAGAAAACCCTCGACCTTCAGTACTACGCGATCCATGCCGACGCCAGCACCGACCTGATCGTCGCCCGCCTGCGTGAGGCGGCGAAGCGCGGCGTCCGCGTGCGGATCCTGCTCGACGACCTCCACACTGTCGGCCCGGACGCGCAGGTGCTGCAACTCGCTTTCGAGCCCAATATCGACATCCGCCTGTTCAATCCCGTGCCGGGCTCGCGCGGCTCGATGCTGGGCCGGCTGGTCGGCGCACTCGGCGACCCCGCGCAGGCACAACGACGCATGCACAACAAGCTGTTCATTGCCGACAACGCGCTCGGCATCGCCGGCGGACGCAACCTCGGGGATGCCTATTTTGGCCAGGGCCAGGACAGCAACTTCGTCGACCTTGACGTGCTGGCCGCCGGGCCGATCGTGCGGGACCTGTCCAGGAGCTTCGACAGCTACTGGAACAACCCACTTGCCTACCCGGTGCAGACCTTGCTCACATCGGAAGAAGTCGCCGCGCTGAAGAAAGTACCGACAGCTGCCGCATCCCAGGCGGCTACGGACTCGACAGAGTCCAAGGCCAACGCCGTACTGGCCAACGCGCCGTCGGCGCCCCCGCCCGGCGGCGCCACGGCCAGCACCAGTGAAGCCATGGCCGCCTCGCCGCTCGGCGCACTGGCCGTGCCATCGCTGCTCGACATGCAGCGCCTACCGCTGACCTGGGCGCCGGCCATCATGCTCGCCGACCAGCCCAGCAAGATCGAAGGCGACGAGGGCGACGCCGAACCCACGGTCGTCGATGGCCTGCTCGGCCTGATGCAACGCGCCCAGAAAGACATGCTGGTGATCTCGCCCTACTTCGTGCCGGGCGAGCGCATGCTCGACGTGATGAAGACGATGCGTGAGCGCGGCGTACGGATCCGCGTGCTGACCAACTCCCTGGCGTCCAACGATGCACCGCTGGCCCATGCGGGTTATGCACGCTACCGCGAGCGACTCCTGGACATCGGCGTGGAACTCTATGAAATGCGCACCGAGCAGGGCGGTGAACGTTCGGCGTTCGGCTCCAGCATGTCGGGCAGCGGCAACGGCGGCGGGCGCGCGTCGCTGGCCGGCTCCGGTGACGGCAGTCTGGTGGGCGGCTCGCGTGCCAGCCTGCATTCCAAGGCCCTGGTCATCGACGAGCGACTGGTGATCATCGGATCCATGAACCTGGACTTGCGCTCCAAGCTGCAGAACAGCGAAATTGCCTTGCTGATGCGCAGTCCGGATCTGGCGCAGCGGTCGATGCGCTTGATCGAACCCACGATGTTGACCGGCGCCTACCGCGTCGAGTCGAAAGATGGTCGGCTGGTTTGGCATGCGCCGCAAGGCTCTGGCCTGCCCGACAGCACGACCGAACCCGACGCCAGCCTGAGCCTGCGCCTGCTGCTCAAGATCGTTGGCCCCCTCGCGCCCGAGGAGCTGCTCTAG